In Solanum pennellii chromosome 3, SPENNV200, a single window of DNA contains:
- the LOC107014714 gene encoding RNA polymerase sigma factor sigA isoform X1: protein MMATTAVIGLSAGKRLLSSSFYYSDLNEKLSCSSDHSLPCHQVPTVKNVISAKKSSDYSPSCVSSRKLQSVKALKEHVDIASDPSDVQSWFERFEQLQNESDDEEDDSVEVLLLLQKSMLEKQWNLSAEETLTASTQHEKNCKKMHIACSGTSARRRRMDSRQRVLAQKSSATPISATKPLRSILGPELLQNRLKGYVKGIVSEELLTHTEVLQLSKKIKVGLHVEEQKSRLKERLGCEPSDDQLAVSLKMSRTDLQSTLIECSLARERLSMSNVRLVMSIAQRYDNMGAEMADLVQGGLIGLLRGIEKFDPSKGYKISTYVYWWIRQGVSRTLVENSRTLRLPTHLHERLGLIRNAKMRLEEKGITPSVNNIAASLNMSQKKVRNATEASSKVYSLDREVFPSLNGLPGATLHSYIADNHLENNPWHGVDVWALKDEVNNLISSTLREREREIIRLYYGLDSECLTWEDISKRVLSGYFRSLELPSLRSQNEIQLHMKHIKYSGCQNRHVMMRNNFKYLSGCKETAQIDQAAESAHIKTWKFAQDRLVQREGQAGWISCT, encoded by the exons ATGATGGCCACAACAGCAGTTATTGGACTGAGTGCAGGAAAAAGACTCTTGAGTTCTTCCTTCTATTATTCTGATCTTAATGAAAAGCTATCTTGTAGTAGTGATCATAGTTTGCCCTGCCATCAGGTTCCTACTGTTAAAAATGTGATCTCCGCTAAAAAGTCATCCGATTATAGCCCCAGTTGTGTATCCAGTCGAAAACTACAATCTGTCAAGGCTCTTAAAGAGCATGTAGACATTGCATCCGACCCTTCTGATGTGCAGTCCTGGTTTGAAAGGTTCGAACAATTGCAAAATGAAAGTGATGACGAGGAGGATGATTCGGTGGAGGTTCTACTCTTGCTGCAGAAGTCCATGCTTGAAAAGCAGTGGAATCTTTCTGCTGAAGAGACATTGACTGCTTCTACACAACATGAAAAGAATTGTAAGAAGATGCATATTGCTTGCTCAGGGACATCTGCTAGGCGGAGGAGAATGGATTCTCGACAAAGGGTTCTTGCTCAAAAAAGTTCAGCTACACCTATAAGTGCAACCAAGCCACTGAGGTCAATACTTGGACCAGAGCTACTTCAAAATCGTTTAAAAGGTTATGTTAAGGGTATAGTAAGTGAAGAGCTGCTCACACACACTGAAGTGCTTCAACTATCCAAAAAGATTAAAGTTGGTCTTCATGTGGAAGAGCAAAAATCAAG GCTGAAGGAAAGACTGGGATGTGAGCCTTCTGATGATCAACTTGCTGTTTCCTTGAAAATGTCCCGTACTGATTTGCAATCTACATTAATCGAGTGTTCCTTGGCAAGAGAAAGGCTTTCAATGAGCAATGTTCGTCTTGTCATGTCAATCGCTCAAAGATATGATAATATGGGTGCTGAAATGGCTGATCTCGTTCAG GGAGGCCTTATTGGACTACTACGTGGGATAGAGAAATTTGATCCCTCTAAAGGATACAAAATCTCAACTTATGTTTATTGGTGGATTCGCCAG GGTGTCTCCAGAACCCTGGTTGAGAATTCGAGAACCTTAAGATTGCCAACACATCTGCATGAAAGACTCGGTCTAATCCGTAATGCAAAGATGAGGCTTGAAGAGAAGGGAATAACTCCATCTGTAAAT AATATAGCCGCATCCCTAAATATGTCCCAGAAGAAAGTCAGGAATGCAACTGAG GCAAGCAGCAAGGTGTATTCACTTGACAGGGAAGTGTTTCCCTCTTTAAATGGTCTGCCTGGAGCAACTCTCCATAGT TACATCGCTGATAACCACCTGGAGAACAACCCATGGCACGGTGTTGATGTATGGGCACTCAAG GATGAAGTAAACAACCTCATTTCATCAACTCTTAGGGAACGAGAGAGAGAAATTATCCGACTGTACTATGGTCTGGACAGTGAATGTCTCACGTGGGAAGATATTAGTAAAAG GGTTCTTTCTGGATATTTTAGAAGTCTAGAACTGCCATCTCTTAGAAGCCAAAATGAAATACAGTTACACATGAAGCACATCAAGTATTCAGGTTGCCAAAATCGCCATGTGATGATGAGAAACAATTTTAAGTACCTATCGGGTTGTAAAGAAACTGCACAGATTGATCAAGCTGCAGAATCGGCACATATTAAAACATGGAAATTTGCACAG GATAGGCTTGTCCAGAGAGAGGGTCAGGCAGGTTGGATTAGTTGCACTTGA
- the LOC107012197 gene encoding protein TRANSPARENT TESTA GLABRA 1-like yields MENSSQESHLRSENSVTYDSSYPIYAMAFSSFTSSLTNRRRRLAVGSFIEEFNNRVDILSFDEDTLTLKPVPNLSFEHPYPPTKLMFHPNPSASLKTNDILASSGDYLRLWDVTDTCIEPLFTLSNNKTSEYCAPLTSFDWNEVEPRRIGTSSIDTTCTIWDVEKGVVETQLIAHDKEVYDIAWGEAGVFASVSADGSVRIFDLRDKEHSTIIYESPKPDTPLLRLAWNKQDLRYMATILMDSNKIVILDIRSPAMPVAELERHQASVNAIAWAPQSCRHICSGGDDGQALIWELPTVAGPNGIDPMSVYSAGAEINQIQWSAAQRDWIAITFSNKLQLLKV; encoded by the coding sequence atggagaattcaagtcaagaaTCGCATCTCCGATCTGAAAATTCCGTTACATATGACTCCTCTTACCCGATCTACGCTATGGCTTTTTCATCCTTCACTTCTTCCCTCACAAACCGCCGCCGTCGACTTGCCGTCGGAAGCTTTATCGAAGAGTTCAACAATCGTGTTGATATTCTCTCTTTCGATGAAGATACCCTAACCCTTAAGCCCGTTCCAAATCTCTCTTTCGAACACCCTTATCCACCTACAAAGCTCATGTTTCATCCTAATCCTTCTGCTTCACTAAAGACTAATGATATTCTAGCCTCTTCCGGCGACTACCTCCGTCTCTGGGATGTTACTGATACTTGTATTGAACCACTTTTCACTCTCAGTAACAATAAAACCAGTGAATACTGTGCTCCTTTGACGTCTTTTGATTGGAATGAAGTGGAGCCGAGAAGAATTGGTACTTCTAGTATAGACACTACTTGTACCATCTGGGATGTTGAAAAAGGAGTTGTGGAAACTCAATTGATAGCACATGACAAAGAGGTTTACGATATAGCTTGGGGTGAAGCTGGGGTTTTTGCGTCTGTTTCTGCTGATGGATCCGTTAGGATTTTTGATTTGAGAGATAAGGAACATTCGACGATTATTTATGAGAGCCCGAAACCGGATACACCATTGTTGAGGTTGGCTTGGAACAAACAGGATTTGAGATACATGGCTACCATATTGATGGATAGCAACAAGATTGTGATCTTAGATATTAGGTCTCCAGCAATGCCGGTGGCTGAACTGGAAAGGCATCAGGCGAGTGTGAATGCTATTGCTTGGGCTCCGCAGAGCTGTAGACATATTTGTTCTGGTGGGGATGACGGACAGGCGCTCATTTGGGAGTTGCCAACTGTTGCAGGGCCTAATGGGATTGATCCCATGTCAGTGTACTCCGCTGGAGCTGAGATTAATCAAATTCAGTGGTCTGCTGCACAGCGTGATTGGATTGCCATTACGTTTTCTAACAAATTGCAGCTGCTTAAAGTATAA
- the LOC107014714 gene encoding RNA polymerase sigma factor sigA isoform X2, producing MMATTAVIGLSAGKRLLSSSFYYSDLNEKLSCSSDHSLPCHQVPTVKNVISAKKSSDYSPSCVSSRKLQSVKALKEHVDIASDPSDVQSWFERFEQLQNESDDEEDDSVEVLLLLQKSMLEKQWNLSAEETLTASTQHEKNCKKMHIACSGTSARRRRMDSRQRVLAQKSSATPISATKPLRSILGPELLQNRLKGYVKGIVSEELLTHTEVLQLSKKIKVGLHVEEQKSRLKERLGCEPSDDQLAVSLKMSRTDLQSTLIECSLARERLSMSNVRLVMSIAQRYDNMGAEMADLVQGGLIGLLRGIEKFDPSKGYKISTYVYWWIRQGVSRTLVENSRTLRLPTHLHERLGLIRNAKMRLEEKGITPSVNNIAASLNMSQKKVRNATEASSKVYSLDREVFPSLNGLPGATLHSYIADNHLENNPWHGVDVWALKDEVNNLISSTLREREREIIRLYYGLDSECLTWEDISKRIGLSRERVRQVGLVALEKLKHAARKRRLDAMLIKQ from the exons ATGATGGCCACAACAGCAGTTATTGGACTGAGTGCAGGAAAAAGACTCTTGAGTTCTTCCTTCTATTATTCTGATCTTAATGAAAAGCTATCTTGTAGTAGTGATCATAGTTTGCCCTGCCATCAGGTTCCTACTGTTAAAAATGTGATCTCCGCTAAAAAGTCATCCGATTATAGCCCCAGTTGTGTATCCAGTCGAAAACTACAATCTGTCAAGGCTCTTAAAGAGCATGTAGACATTGCATCCGACCCTTCTGATGTGCAGTCCTGGTTTGAAAGGTTCGAACAATTGCAAAATGAAAGTGATGACGAGGAGGATGATTCGGTGGAGGTTCTACTCTTGCTGCAGAAGTCCATGCTTGAAAAGCAGTGGAATCTTTCTGCTGAAGAGACATTGACTGCTTCTACACAACATGAAAAGAATTGTAAGAAGATGCATATTGCTTGCTCAGGGACATCTGCTAGGCGGAGGAGAATGGATTCTCGACAAAGGGTTCTTGCTCAAAAAAGTTCAGCTACACCTATAAGTGCAACCAAGCCACTGAGGTCAATACTTGGACCAGAGCTACTTCAAAATCGTTTAAAAGGTTATGTTAAGGGTATAGTAAGTGAAGAGCTGCTCACACACACTGAAGTGCTTCAACTATCCAAAAAGATTAAAGTTGGTCTTCATGTGGAAGAGCAAAAATCAAG GCTGAAGGAAAGACTGGGATGTGAGCCTTCTGATGATCAACTTGCTGTTTCCTTGAAAATGTCCCGTACTGATTTGCAATCTACATTAATCGAGTGTTCCTTGGCAAGAGAAAGGCTTTCAATGAGCAATGTTCGTCTTGTCATGTCAATCGCTCAAAGATATGATAATATGGGTGCTGAAATGGCTGATCTCGTTCAG GGAGGCCTTATTGGACTACTACGTGGGATAGAGAAATTTGATCCCTCTAAAGGATACAAAATCTCAACTTATGTTTATTGGTGGATTCGCCAG GGTGTCTCCAGAACCCTGGTTGAGAATTCGAGAACCTTAAGATTGCCAACACATCTGCATGAAAGACTCGGTCTAATCCGTAATGCAAAGATGAGGCTTGAAGAGAAGGGAATAACTCCATCTGTAAAT AATATAGCCGCATCCCTAAATATGTCCCAGAAGAAAGTCAGGAATGCAACTGAG GCAAGCAGCAAGGTGTATTCACTTGACAGGGAAGTGTTTCCCTCTTTAAATGGTCTGCCTGGAGCAACTCTCCATAGT TACATCGCTGATAACCACCTGGAGAACAACCCATGGCACGGTGTTGATGTATGGGCACTCAAG GATGAAGTAAACAACCTCATTTCATCAACTCTTAGGGAACGAGAGAGAGAAATTATCCGACTGTACTATGGTCTGGACAGTGAATGTCTCACGTGGGAAGATATTAGTAAAAG GATAGGCTTGTCCAGAGAGAGGGTCAGGCAGGTTGGATTAGTTGCACTTGAGAAACTAAAACATGCTGCAAGGAAAAGGCGACTAGACGCAATGTTGATCAAACAGTAA